The segment GATAAGACCATGAGAATTGACTGAGGACTTAGAAAAAACGTTGAATCTTTTCTACAGAAAAACTCAGAGAGTTTTTAAGCAAATCTCAGCTTCTACTCAGGATTGCTACTTATGCTGAGGTTGAGTGGACGTATAAGGAACTCACCAAAATGACCAAGATGAAACTTCCCGCTTTGTTAACAACAGCAGCCTTGATGAGTATGGTTACGCTATGGGATGCTCCGCTAAAAACATTGAGTCCTCAATTGGTACAAGCATCTGCCGCAGAAATGAAAGATAGTACTGGGTTAACTGCTCAACAAAAAATTGCTAGGGTGACCCAGCATAAAGGGCAGTTTGGGGGTGGCGATGAACTGAGACGATACTTTTTTGGCGATCTAGAACCCCTGGGAGTGCAGCCTGGAGGTGCAGGAATGGTTGTCAATCTCTACAACAAGGCAAACAATACTACCTTTTCCTATTGTGCAACTTATGATGTGGTTGTCGCTGTAAAAACAGGTAGAGTTGCACAGTTTCCGGCTAGCGAAGTCAAATAATTGCATTTTATGTTGGGTCACTCTGTTGCGTTGCACCAATGATCCGCTTGTCGCTAGAACATCGTCTGGACTGGTGATAAAATCCCTAGTAGGAGGCTTTATCGCTAGTCCGGATTTTTAGTATGTGCTTTATTCGGAACTACGATCGTGACAAATTTAAACAGGACTCCATCTCAGCGTAAAATCCCAGGGCAACTTTATCTCTGGCTAGCTGTGCTGATCTTCGGAGCTTCTAGCGCTGTGACTCGTAAGCTGACCGAACTTGGCGCTCAACACTTCATGGATGGGCACAATCCAATCTCATTGTGCAATGTCTTGTTTGTTGGAAATCTCTGTGCGCTACTCGTTTTATTGATCCTGTACGGGCGGCAGTGGAATCGAGCAAACCTAAGACAATTATCGCAGCGAAACTGGGTAAATCTGACACTTGTTGCGATTCTGTCAGGCGCGATCGCGCCCGCTTTATTTTTTCAAGCCTTAGCTCTGACACAGGTAAACAATGTTGTGCTGATTGGGCGATTGGAGCCACCATTCACTTTAGCACTTTCGATATGGCTGCTGCGGGAACGCTCAAATCGATGGGAGGTGATCGGCACAGCCCTGGCATTGATGGGTGTTCTTTTGACAATTTTTTTGCAGCCATCCTTACAGGGGATGAATTTTAGAATCGCAGGGGTGGGTGAAAGTTTGGCAGTGATCGGTGCGATCTCGCTGGCGATCTCAACGATTATTAGCAAAAAGTGGCTGAGTGAAGTTCCTACAGCAATTTATGGAATCTTCCGGACTGCATTAGGCACGATTGTCTTTTTCTTTGCAGCCTTAGTTTTATATGGCAGCCATCATTTTGTCGAGATCTTCTCTCCATTTTTGTGGCGATGGATGCTGATCTATGGTGTGATTATTGTTGTTCTAGGACAATCATTTTGGGTTCGTGGCTTGAGAGCATCTACTGTTTCGACCGCCTCACTGATCAGTTCATTTACGCCGATTGTAGGAGTTTTTGCGGCTTACTGGATTCTCGATGAGGCTCCGACTCAAGCTCAGTATATTGGTGGAAGTGTGATTTTGTTTGGGTTATTTCTTAGTCAAATGGGAAGCTTACAGATGGCTCACCGCAGAAATTTACCGCAGGTGGAACCGATGGAAGTTGAGAATGGAATCGGATTTAAAGGACTTTAAAAACTACGATCGCTGAGATACGAATCCCATCTGCACCAATGCACCTGACGCGATCGCGCTTCTTCTAGTCGCTGTCACCCACCATTGCACTAGTCACAGTCCAAGCTCCTGACTTGTGTACACCACGCATTGTCATACAAAATTGTGTTGCTTCGATAACAACCGCGACCCCTGCGGTTCAAGAACGGTTTGAATCGCATCAGCAATCTGACGAGTCAGGCGTTCTTGTACCTGCAAGTGGCGTGAATACATTTCGACAATTCGTGCTAACTTGCTCAAGCCAACAACCCTCTGATTTGGAATGTAGGCGATATGTGCCCGACCCACAAAAGGCAAGAGATGATGTTCACACAGACTAAACATATTAATGTCTCGAACTAAGACCATTTCGCTGTGCCCTTCATCAAAAATTGCCCCGTTGATCAGTTCTTCCAAAGATTGCTGCTAGCCGCTTGTCAGAAATTGCATGGCTTTTGCCACTCGTTTCGGCGTTTTGAGTAGCCGTTCTCGATCGGGATTTTCACCCATCCCCAATAGAAGCGTTTTCACCGCTTCTATCATGAGACTTTGATGCAGTTCTGATTGCACACTCGATTCGTTCAAGGAGATAGCGGTCTATGAGTTCAAATTCAGAGTAGGAATCAATTTGAGTATCTTTGAGATGCGATCAGATTGAGTCTTAACCCTTAAGGGGTGACGACACGACTGAACGGTAGAAAGGATGCCGGATAGCAGCATTGAGAGACAGAAAAAATGAGGTGATTCCACTTGTTTCACCCCATCAATCTAAAAGATGTTGCCCTCATTCTATCAAACCTGTTTACAATCGCAATTAACGGAAGCGCAATTTGTGACGCTAGAAATCTTGGTCGAACTGTTGCAAAAAGAGCGAAGAATTACGATTGAACGGATAGCGACCCTGTTTCCGCAACCGATTCTATTTGAGAGCAGACGGCGGAATATTCAGCGATTCTTGAGTCTGCCGCAACTGACTCCACAAGCGATCTGGTTTCCGATTGTCAAGCAGTGGATCAAACGACATTACTCAGGTAGAACTCCGCTTCACCTGGTGGTTGACCGGACGCAATGGCAAAACCATAACTTGATCATGGTGAGTCTTGTATACCAGAAGCGGGCAATCCCATTGCACTGGATGTGGCTGAACAAGCAAGGACAGAGTTCGCTGGCTGAACAACGAAAAGTGTTATGTCCGGTATTTCATCTGTTGAAAAAGTATCGCTTCATTTTGCTCGGAGACCGTGAGTTTCACAGTATCGAGCTTGCTGCTTGGTGTGTGGAAAAACAAGTCAAATTCGTGTTCCGTTTACCGAAAAGTACGACCATCAAACCGAATGACAGCGATGCGTTTACTCGCCTCGACGATTTGCCACAAACGCCCGGAATCACTGAGCAATATCTGCACATTCAAGTCACGCAAAATCGCGGGTTCGGCAAGCATAATTTAGTCTTGCGCCAAAAACGCGCCTACCGTCAATCGAATTCTGATGCTTGGTATCTGCTGACCAATCTCGTCGGTGCCGAACAAACTCTGAAAGCTTACTCTAATCGCTTCTCCATTGAGCCGCTGTTCAAAGACTACAAATCCGGTGGCTATCATCTCGAAGATTGCCATGCCGATTCACGCCGATTCAATGCACTACTGGTTCTGATTGCCATTGCTTATTCGCTCTCAACGCTTCAGGGACGACGCATTCGCCAAAAGCAAGTGCAATGCTACGTCGGTCGAGTCAAGGAGCCGAAGCGAACCCGAAACCGACATAGCAATTTCTGGATTGGCTTGTATGGCAGGTTGTGGATTGAACCCTTGCAATTGTGGTCAACTCTGGCGACCAAGTTGATGGCACTCAAGCCGCAAAAACGTCCCTTTTTTCAGCGAGGTCTCAATGCCATTTCCTTGATCCAGTCTGCTCTCTAGCTTCGTTGTCACCCCTTGAGGTCTTAACCTCGTCCCGGAACTTGAATTCTGGCAGTGCCGATCGGAATTTCGTCTCGGATCCCTGCACGGTGTCCAGTCAATCCGTAGAGTAAGATAGATCCCTCTTCTTGGTCAGTCTGGATGCCGACAATGTTGATTTGTAGCAGTTGCCCTGGATTGACAGGCTGATCAAATGCGATCGCAACTTGCTTCTTGTTCGTGGTAATTTTTGCGGCAACTGCTTTCCCAGTTCCATCAGTGACTTGAACCCGACTAAATTTGCCCATTTGTGGCGGAATCGAAATCGTCAAGTCTTCTAGAGACATCCCAAGCACCATGACTTGGATGATATGACTATCGTTGAGTAACCCAGAACTACTGATAAAAGGAGCAGTAAAATCGAAAACCATACTACCCGATGCACTCAGTTCAATTTTGGGAGCAGATGCTAAAGCTGGAGAGAGGATTGAAGCCGAAAGAAGCAATGCAGATAAGCTGCTATAGATGAATCGTCTCATAAGTTTCTCGTTGAGTACTAAGAATCAAAGTTCTCGAAAGGCTTCAAGGAAGCTTGCTCACTATCTTGACCGTTCAAGCTGAGAACTTGCTGATCGCAACCTGAGAATTTCTGAATGATTTGCTGAGGAAAAGGAAAGTCACTCGTTGATCTGCAAACAAAGCTTATTCTCATCATTTAGTTCTCTAAATTCAGGCAGTTTTAAGCTTCTTCTCAGGACTTCTGAAGGCTGATGAGACAAGATGATTGAAACTGAATCAATATTTGCGAATGTAGTATGAAAACGCGCCTGCTTCTTATCGAAGACCAAATCAATCTCGCTCACTTCATTGCCCTAGAACTGAGGGCTGAGGGATATCAGGTGATTGTCGAACATCATGCCAAAATCGGATTAATCGCGGCTCAGGTGCTATGTCCTGACATCATCATCATGAGTTGGGATCTACCTGGAGAAGCTGCTTCAAGAGCGTATCACCAGCTTAGATCGATCGGGAATCAGGTTCCAATTGTGGTAATGACAGTTGATACCAAACCTCGTCATGTCTTATCGCCTGAACTCAATGAAATGGTTTGGCTGATGAAACCCTTTTGTATGTCTGACTTGTTCAAAGCTATTGATCAAGTTCGCCACACGCCATTATTTGTTAATTCACCTCAACCTGAGAGGATGCTGAGAATCGGCTGAGGATTTACTTATCAAATTTTCAGCTTGTTCTACAAAACTTCTTAACGACTCATCATTCAGAACTTGTCTCTCTCAATGAAACTCGTAAAAAGGACTTTCTAACAAGATTGCTTCACCCTACAGCAGCAGGATATCGAGATGGATGAAACGACTCTGCCAACTGTAATTTTGGGCGCTGGTTTTACGGGACTATTTGCAACCTTGCACCTGTGTCATCGCCGCTACCCTCATCATATTGTACTGATTGATCGAGCAGAACGGTTTGTGTTTAAGCCTCTGCTCTATGAACTCCTGAGTGGCGAAATGACCGATACTCAAGTACAGCCTCGTTATGCCGAGTTATTTGAGTGTGATAGTGTAACGTTTGTGCAGGATGATATTGCAACGATCGATTTAGAAACGCGAACGGTTAAGCTCACTTCGGGACTTTGCTATCGATATGGCAATTTGGTTTTAGGACTTGGTAGTGTTCCGACTTACTTTGACATTTTAGGAGCAGAAGCTCATACTTTTGCATTTCGCACAGGTGAGGATGCGATCGCATTGCGGCGACAGTTGCGAGATTGTCTGCAAAGGGCAACTCAAGCAGACGTTGAACAGCGACAGACATTATTGACGATTGCGATCGTAGGAGCAGGACCTGCTGGACTAGAAATGGCAGCAACATTAGCAGACTTGTTGCCCAAATGGTACGACCGACTGCACGGTGATCCCAAAGATATTCGGATTGTTGTGTTGAATCGTAGCCATGAAATTCTCAAAGATGACAT is part of the Leptolyngbya boryana PCC 6306 genome and harbors:
- a CDS encoding DMT family transporter, which codes for MTNLNRTPSQRKIPGQLYLWLAVLIFGASSAVTRKLTELGAQHFMDGHNPISLCNVLFVGNLCALLVLLILYGRQWNRANLRQLSQRNWVNLTLVAILSGAIAPALFFQALALTQVNNVVLIGRLEPPFTLALSIWLLRERSNRWEVIGTALALMGVLLTIFLQPSLQGMNFRIAGVGESLAVIGAISLAISTIISKKWLSEVPTAIYGIFRTALGTIVFFFAALVLYGSHHFVEIFSPFLWRWMLIYGVIIVVLGQSFWVRGLRASTVSTASLISSFTPIVGVFAAYWILDEAPTQAQYIGGSVILFGLFLSQMGSLQMAHRRNLPQVEPMEVENGIGFKGL
- a CDS encoding IS4 family transposase, translated to MLPSFYQTCLQSQLTEAQFVTLEILVELLQKERRITIERIATLFPQPILFESRRRNIQRFLSLPQLTPQAIWFPIVKQWIKRHYSGRTPLHLVVDRTQWQNHNLIMVSLVYQKRAIPLHWMWLNKQGQSSLAEQRKVLCPVFHLLKKYRFILLGDREFHSIELAAWCVEKQVKFVFRLPKSTTIKPNDSDAFTRLDDLPQTPGITEQYLHIQVTQNRGFGKHNLVLRQKRAYRQSNSDAWYLLTNLVGAEQTLKAYSNRFSIEPLFKDYKSGGYHLEDCHADSRRFNALLVLIAIAYSLSTLQGRRIRQKQVQCYVGRVKEPKRTRNRHSNFWIGLYGRLWIEPLQLWSTLATKLMALKPQKRPFFQRGLNAISLIQSAL
- a CDS encoding response regulator transcription factor; this translates as MKTRLLLIEDQINLAHFIALELRAEGYQVIVEHHAKIGLIAAQVLCPDIIIMSWDLPGEAASRAYHQLRSIGNQVPIVVMTVDTKPRHVLSPELNEMVWLMKPFCMSDLFKAIDQVRHTPLFVNSPQPERMLRIG